In one window of Bos taurus isolate L1 Dominette 01449 registration number 42190680 breed Hereford chromosome 4, ARS-UCD2.0, whole genome shotgun sequence DNA:
- the LOC614650 gene encoding LOW QUALITY PROTEIN: elongation factor 1-beta-like (The sequence of the model RefSeq protein was modified relative to this genomic sequence to represent the inferred CDS: substituted 2 bases at 2 genomic stop codons), with translation MSFNGACCGVLGLFFPSAATWFPISRRPGFWRLKSPAGLQVLNDYLADKSHIEWYVPSKADVAVFEAVSHPQLANLCHALLWYSHITSYEKEKASLSGVKKALGKYGPANVADTTESGATDSKDNDDDIDRFGSEEEDESEEAKRXXEERLAQYESKKAINPDLVAKSSNLLDVKPWDGETDLAKLEECIRSVQEDGLVRASSKLVLVGYGIEKLQIQCIVEDDKVGTNMLEEQITAFVKYVQSMDVAAFNKI, from the coding sequence tgcTTGCTGTGGAGTGCTTgggcttttctttccctctgcgGCCACCTGGTTCCCCATTAGCCGTCGCCCTGGGTTTTGGAGACTAAAAAGCCCCGCGGGGCTCCAGGTGCTCAATGATTACTTGGCGGACAAGAGCCACATTGAGTGGTACGTGCCGTCAAAAGCAGATGTGGCAGTATTTGAAGCCGTTTCTCACCCACAACTTGCCAACTTGTGTCATGCCCTCCTTTGGTATAGTCACATCACCTCTTATGAAAAGGAAAAGGCCAGCCTGTCAGGAGTAAAGAAGGCCTTAGGAAAGTATGGCCCTGCTAATGTGGCAGACACCACAGAAAGTGGAGCTACAGATAGTAAAGATAACGATGATGACATTGATCGCTTCGGATCTGAGGAGGAGGACGAAAGTGAAGAAGCCAAGAGGTGATGAGAAGAGCGCCTTGCACAGTATGAGTCAAAGAAAGCAATAAATCCAGATCTTGTTGCCAAGTCTTCCAACTTATTAGACGTGAAACCTTGGGATGGTGAGACAGATCTAGCAAAACTAGAGGAGTGCATCAGAAGCGTTCAAGAGGATGGCTTGGTCCGAGCCTCTTCTAAATTAGTTCTGGTTGGGTATGGCATTGAAAAACTTCAAATACAGTGTATAGTTGAAGATGACAAAGTTGGGACAAACATGCTGGAGGAGCAGATCACTGCTTTTGTCAAGTATGTACAGTCTATGGACGTGGCTGCATTCAACAAGATCTAA